The Rosa rugosa chromosome 3, drRosRugo1.1, whole genome shotgun sequence sequence AAACAAGTGGCAGTACTTTTTGATTCATCACATTTGCCATCAACACTTTCAAGGGCTCTGAGTGCAAAACCTACCCCTTCTTCTGCATGACTGCGGTTTTCCCCACATATCTTTGATGCCATCAACAGAGCTGGAAAACACATTGGATCCATATAATTACCCAACAACTTCCTCAGAAGATTTAAAGCAACTGAATCTTCACCTGCTCCATAGTAACAGAGAGCTAGTTTGTAAAATCTCTCTTTCCGATCAATAAAACCAGGTAGCAATTCTTCAAATTGAGTAGCTAAAGCCCTGGAATTCCCAGAAACAGATAGAGCAAATGAAAGATGATCCAAAATTGATGGATCCCATTCAATTCTTTTGAGAGAAACTTTTCTAAGCAGTATCATTAGCAGAAGAATAGCCTCTTCTAAATTGCTTTTCGGTGTAAATGAACTATCCATTTGGAAGCGGAGGTCTGGGGGGCTTGCTTCATCTCCACAATACAACAGAAAAACGGCAAACTCTTTCTGAATCTTTGCAGTAGTTTGTGTATCAAGGTTCCAATGACTGAGTAGAGCCCATCGGTATGAGAGGATAGCTTCATGTGGACAATCAGCAAACTTCCACAGTTCTGGGAGCAACTCAACACTCTGGCTTACAATATCATGCAATTTAGTGAATTTACAGTCAGCGCCTAAGTTTTGAGGTAAACCGCCTGGTAATGAAGATTCAACAGTGTCCAGAATAACTTTGCAAGATTGAGCAGCTTctgcaagaacaaaaaaaaattagataaataagtCATGCAATGATCGTCTTTTTATCATGTAGATTGTAGAGAGCTCACAAATTCCCtcctttcttcaattttttccCGACCCAATGTAACACAACTCAAGATCATGGTATAATAAAACATTATTTTCAGTCCATATGGTTTGGCACTGCCATCATTACTAAATGTCTTAGAAACCAGTTATATTCGTACAAAGCTAAACCGGTTTTTAGTTTCCCTTAATAAAATAACCAGATAACTCCCTTATTAAAAGAAATGAGTTTCAAAATATGTACAATGTAATAAGCTCCAAGATTCTACAAAGAAGAATGAAAGGTATCAACAACAGCAGATTTTGGTACCTTTAAGCCTCCCAAGACTCTGCAATGATTTTGCTTTAAGAAATATCGCTTCCAGAAGTAAACTGACAGCATTTATAGACATAGGTGGGGTTTCATAACTTTGAGAATGTCTCCTACGATGTTTGCCTGCTCTAGCAAGGGTGACTTTGATCTTTGGAGTCACTGCAGCAATATCTATTCCTTCAAATACATGTAAAGCAACTTCTATGTTTCCTTTACGATATTCACATCTTCCTAATAATGCTCTAGCTTCCTGCAAATTAAAGATTTTGTAGCTTTAGAATACAGAAAAAACTGCTTAAATCACCGAGACAGATACTGCATTGCTGGACACGGGCTCCTAAGAAGCAATCTATTTTCATTCTAACATGAATGACATCCATAATTTCTTATTCTCTGTATTTAATTTTACCAAGTAGTCTCCCAGGCAATATAGTGTTTCCCTAAAAGGGTAGGAGAATCTATCAGTATGTGAAAGAACTAAGTGAGGCCTATTATGAACTCAACAGCCTTAATCTATGCAGATTGACCATATGAGTGATGAAGTTATTTCATTTCTAGACAAACCTTTCTACATAAATCCAGTTACTTCATTGCTCCGTTCATGATGGAGACTAAAGATGCTTACAAATCTACATATTGACTACGAATCATATAGGATTtgtagaaagaaacaaaaactggATTTGACAAAAACGCATCATAACATCCATTTATCAAAATCCATCAGTAAACAAGTTTTCAAAGCAAACAAACCTCGTAGTTCAAACCACCACTCTCCCGCAGAGATGATTCAGCTTCTAAAATATTGGTGTGTGATTTGTGGTTAACCGCATCGACACGTGATGAAAACTCACTCTTATGATCCCTGGTTGCAAGGGATTCACTATCTGAAAAAATCAAATCATCCGGTGCTCTTATCTGCTCTCCCGAGCAGAGACAGTTCATAATCTTTCCGAAGCTCCCCGAGCTTCTACTCCTGCTCCCCTTTtcacttctcctcctcatcacGCCTCACTCTGCTCCAAAATCTTCAACCACCCACAGTAACCTTTATACATGAAATCGAAAACCACCCATCACACAAGTCCactacatcatcatcatcatcatcatcatcatcaaatcAACAAAATGATCAGTCAGGCAATGAAGCATTAACTCAAGCTTTTGCATAACAAAAAGATGATTATGATAACCAAAATAACCAACTCAATTCCCTTCTTAACAAAGTTActaataaaacaaaagaaaaaccaaaacttTAATTCTGGGCAAGACCCTAAACTATAATTcagaatcaaaaaccaaaaacccaattcAACCTCTCAATAATTATACACAAAGATACAAACTTTGATGAGGAATTCCCAAAACTAGAGCCAgatgaaaatcaaaaaccctagaaaaacaGATGGAACAATCATGAATTGTATAAATAACCAATCAAAGCAATCACCTTTTGTCTTTGCAACACAGAAAAGCAGAGGCTGAGAGCCCACTTGGCATCATCAGCAATGCCCATcaacttcaatttcaatttaATCAAAGCCTCTTTGATGATGTCTTTGAATCTTTCTTTTTCTGGGCTGGGCCTTACCCTTTTTAGGGTTCACGAATCATTACGACGCCGTATTTGGGTGAAAACCATGGCTGCAAATTTGAAGCGTAAGCTGGAAGATTGTCTAGGGGTTAACGATTTGGgaataaagaaatcaaatctGGGGTTTTCGGGAATTGGGAAATTCCTTTTCGTCGGTCCCACGTGGCCACGTGTTTGCTTTTACCGTCGTCGATGAGGCTAATTGCTCGCCACGTGTAAAATGTATTCACCCTGCTTCGTTGGCGTTTAACGGTTTTAACTATACACTTAATTGTCTTCTTTCTCTGCCTTCTATAGGTCTATTTCATTATTCTTTTAACCCATTTTCCATCGATTTTATCTTTTACTGTGAAGCGTGTTTTTTACTGTGTCGATGTCATTTTCGTTATCGTGAACGCCCTCATACTTGGCTTTGTTGATAGTTTTTCTTTGAACCTCTACTTGAATTCACAAACGATGGACGACACAAAGTTAAACTCCCTTTAAGTTCGATCTCTTGATTTGGGGTGAAAATGTTTAAAGGGTGAAAAGAAATTCACTTTAAATTTCTAAATTTTAACTTTTACATCAATCGGTTAACTTTTTATTTAGTTGAATGTATTActaaagagaaattttaaatacactcTCTCAGTTACTTAATACACATATTTTTTCGGTCTCATTTTTTTATCAAACTTTCATCTATGCCCCtcctcattaaataaataaatgagaaaaacttaggaaaaaaaaaaaggttggctatgtatcataaatttttatttaatacattcttctttgttttattgtgcaattaattactaattaattCCGGCACATAGCAATATGGTAATTACAAATTACCTCTATTCTTTCTCACATGAATAAGGTGAAAATTGAATAACTTAACTTTCTTacctttgttgtttttcaagcTTGATGCCTCTAAGATTTTAATATTTAATATATGTCAATATCTTCATGATCTATATAGTCATGGTCAGTATTAAAATGTGTAAAGAATGAGCcatgatggttttttttttttttgatcaaaatgagacaTACCAATAGTATGCTCCGTTCATAGAATAAAGAAATAGTATAAGACTACTCCCATAACACAATTATACTCTGAGTAGTCTatggcttagtttgggattgatgtgctgtgagaggaagcacttctaACTTTGCTGCTAGAGGAAGCACTTCTGACTTTGTTGTGAGGGGAAGCAGGTGAATGTTTGGTAAACTATTTTTAGAAATGCTGTGAGAATGAAATGCAAATTTTGGTAagttgtaaatttgtaattacCAAAAGGGTCATCAATGTTAAACATGCTACTAAAATACTTTTTTCTATCATGAAACCATTTCATTTTGTCTCGTATTCTTTACTAAATAATATATGTAATATTTTGTTTCTTGTATCGAACTACTTATTGGTGTAAAATTAGTTCATAGTAGAAAATGGTGAAAACAAGATCTTTCAAAATTAAATTTCAGAGTCATGAAGTAGCAGCCATCAGTTGACAGTAGAAAGCAAAAACAACCTCTTTAACAAAATAATCTCTTTAACAAATCAatcaattccaattgaatacaTTTGTTTTGAAGGCATGATGCATACATTTTCAGTATATGAAGTATCGCAGTTTCCATAAGCCCTTTGCTCGTGGTTATCAGTTTTTGGCTTTGTTCATTGGATTCCAATACTCAAATGCAGAAGAACAAACACACCTCTGATCAAGTtacaatttcttttcttcttttgacaAACGAAATTTCACTGAAAGAGGAAAGAAACTTACAAGCCAAAGAGCAAAACAACCAAAGAAATAAAACCTGCCTAGCAAACTGAAGAACAAGGAACCAACAAAAGAACAACAGACCAAAAAGcctaatatgaaaaaaaaaaaatcagagtacaaaataaataaacaaattaagCTAGAGCAGATCATGAAATAATGAATTCCCATCAAATACAAGTATTATATTAATCATGAGGAGTTTATATTAATCAAATGCATCACTATGGAAACCAATTCCTCACCATCGAAGAACTTATTTCAAAACCCAGCAACTCACAATCAACACCCAACACGAAATAATGAGTGCCCATGAAATACAAGTATTATATTAATCATGCAGCAAACAAATAATCAGAACCCAACCCAAATATTAAGAATTACCACTTGAGTAGAGCCTCTTCTGTAAAAtatttgaagaagatgaaactgaaggaaaatataaaaaccatgaaatttgagaaagagaaagggGATTGACCATATATGAAAGAGATAAATAAACAACCATAGATCTAAGACTTCAAATATTGGTTAGGAGAAGAGATGTGATCAGACCCAGTAAGAGAAGAGGGGAGAGATTTGAGTCGGACTCGGTGATAGAAGACAGTGGAACTGGAGCAAAGGAAGTAAGGACATCTGATGTAAATTTGAAAGAACATTAAGGATAATTTCGGCATATGGTAAGAATTCATTTAATCATCTGTGTTCTCCAATTTGGTTTCCGCACCAGCGGAAACAAGAAGCTGCTCAGAGCTACTTCTGATTTTCTGCTGTGCGCAAAAGCGCTTCTAGGCAAAAGCATAAATTTTGGAGTTCACCAAACACCCTCAATCTCACCAAAAGTGCTTTTAGACCAAAAGCTGTTTtcaaaatcaatcccaaactggGCCTATGCCACATACAAACACCTCGCCTTGCAGACAATCTATTCTACATAGTCTCACacgccgagcacgcaattgtggtac is a genomic window containing:
- the LOC133736672 gene encoding protein NPGR2; translation: MRRRSEKGSRSRSSGSFGKIMNCLCSGEQIRAPDDLIFSDSESLATRDHKSEFSSRVDAVNHKSHTNILEAESSLRESGGLNYEEARALLGRCEYRKGNIEVALHVFEGIDIAAVTPKIKVTLARAGKHRRRHSQSYETPPMSINAVSLLLEAIFLKAKSLQSLGRLKEAAQSCKVILDTVESSLPGGLPQNLGADCKFTKLHDIVSQSVELLPELWKFADCPHEAILSYRWALLSHWNLDTQTTAKIQKEFAVFLLYCGDEASPPDLRFQMDSSFTPKSNLEEAILLLMILLRKVSLKRIEWDPSILDHLSFALSVSGNSRALATQFEELLPGFIDRKERFYKLALCYYGAGEDSVALNLLRKLLGNYMDPMCFPALLMASKICGENRSHAEEGVGFALRALESVDGKCDESKSTATCLLGISLSAHSKSVVTDGERVTRQAKALEALKTAGQLTAMSDPIILYHLSLEYAEQRNLDAALDCAKQMLNLEGGSNIKGWLLLSRILSAQRRFVDAETIIDGALDQTGKWDQGELLRTKAKLQLAEGQFKRAIETYTQLLALLQVQKKNLGDRKKLLKSTRRHLDRSLELEIWHDLAHVYINLSQWSDAEICLFKSKAISTYSATRCHVTGVLYENKGLYKEAVKAFSEALNIDPSHIPSLVSIAVVLNRLGNSETVVKSFLMNALSLDRMNHSAWYNLGLLYKSQGTLSSLSEAAECFEAALFLEESAPVEPFR